In a single window of the Oryctolagus cuniculus chromosome 2, mOryCun1.1, whole genome shotgun sequence genome:
- the CEBPZ gene encoding CCAAT/enhancer-binding protein zeta: protein MAAPKARLEFHAKRPWRGEEAVGDPDEEDEDDSGEAENGFTLEEVLRLGGTKQDYLMLATLDENEEVVDGGKKGTIDDLQQGELEAFIQNLSLAKYAKSLIEEDAPVEKESTSKREVKVSKVDNKKQNQTKSEKTSISKVKNKNKPECSNENKSTTPKVKKDKQQDIFEFSERQTLLLKPEGKWYDLEYSNEYSLEPQPRDVVSKYKTLAQKLYEHEIHLFKSKTNNQKGGSSTWMKVIVSSGTLGDRMAAMILLIQEDAVHTLEFVETLVNLVKKKGSKQQCLMALDTFKELLITDLLPDSRKLRIFSQRPFSKLELLSSGNKDSRDRRLILWYFEHQLKHLVAEFVQVLETLSHDSLVTTKTRALLAAHELLCNKPEEEKALLVQVVNKLGDPQNRIATKASHLLETLLCKHPNMKGVVCGEVERLLFRSNISTKAQYYAICFLNQMALSHEESDLASKLITLYFCFFRTYVKKKDIESKMLSALLTGVNRAYPYAQAGDDKVREQIDTLFKVLHVVNFNTSVQALMLLFQVMNSQQTISDRYYTALYRKMLDPGLRMCSKQAMFLNLIYKSLKADIMLRRVKAFVKRLLQITCAQMPPFICGALYLVSEILKAKPGLRSQLDDSPESDDEENFIDIRDEDDIEKFTDADKQTEADTVKKAETEENMYESDTETKKPAVASWVHIDNLKGGKQLNTYDPCSRNPLFCGAENTSLWELKKLSEHFHPSVSLFAKTILQGNYIHYSGDPLQDFTLMRFLDRFVYRNPKPHKGKENTDSVVMQPKRKHFINDIRSLAVNSKEFLAKEESQIPVDEVFFHRYYKKFAVVKEKQKRNADEDSIEDVDDEEFEKMIDTFEDDNCFTPGRDDLDFASNMKKKRRAKDNTEDKDSEDSDDELDNLDDDEVSLGSMNEEFAELDEDGGTFMDVLDDENEDVPELEEVSSNISTKKSKRKGTDDFDFTGSFQGPRKKKKTNISDSSLFVSAEEFGHLLDENMGSKFDNIGLNAMANKDNASLKQLRWEAERDNWLHNRDVKSIIKKKKNFKKKRLKLNQKAKKQRK from the exons CAAGATTACCTTATGCTGGCTACTTTGGATGAGAATGAAGAAGTGGTGGATGGAGGCAAAAAAGGAACAATTGATGACCTTCAGCAGGGTGAATTGGAAGCATTTATTCAAAATCTTAGTTTGGCCAAGTATGCAAAATCTTTAATTGAAGAAGATGCACCAGTTGAAAAAGAAAGTACCAGCAAAAGAGAAGTGAAAGTATCTAAAGTtgataataaaaagcaaaatcaaaccAAAAGTGAAAAGACATCCATCAGTaaggtaaaaaataagaataaaccaGAATGTTCTAATGAGAACAAAAGTACCACACCAAAAGTAAAGAAAGATAAACAACAGGACATCTTTGAGTTTTCTGAGAGACAGACATTGTTACTTAAGCCTGAAGGCAAATGGTATGATCTGGAGTATAGCAATGAATACTCTTTGGAACCCCAGCCTCGGGATGTTGTGTCCAAGTACAAAACCCTGGCTCAGAAGCTGTATGAGCATGAAATCCACTtattcaaaagtaaaacaaacaatcAAAAGGGAGGCTCTTCTACCTGGATGAAGGTAATTGTGTCATCAGGGACGCTAGGTGACAGAATGGCAGCCATGATTCTTCTTATTCAGGAGGATGCTGTTCATACGCTCGAGTTTGTAGAAACTCTGGTGAACCTTGTTAAAAAGAAGGGCAGCAAACAGCAATGCCTCATGGCTTTGGATACGTTCAAAGAGCTACTCATTACAGACCTTTTACCGGACAGTCGGAAGCTCCGCATTTTCAGCCAGCGTCCTTTCAGCAAACTAGAACTGCTGTCCAGTGGCAACAAGGACTCAAGAGATAGAAGACTGATATTATGGTATTTTGAACACCAGCTGAAACACTTAGTAGCTGAATTTGTGCAGGTTTTAGAAACTTTAAGTCACGATTCCTTAGTAACCACTAAAACTCGAGCCCTTCTAGCAGCACATGAGCTGCTTTGTAACAAGCCGGAGGAAGAAAAGGCGCTGCTTGTGCAGGTGGTAAATAAACTGGGAGATCCTCAGAACAGAATAGCCACCAAAGCCTCTCATCTGTTAGAGACTTTACTTTGTAAACATCCCAATATGAAAGGAGTTGTGTGTGGTGAAGTAGAAAGGCTACTGTTTCGCTCGAATATCAGCACCAAAGCTCAATATTAtgcaatttgttttttaaatcaaatggCCCTCTCCCATGAAGAAAGTGATTTGGCTAGCAAATTAATaactctttatttttgtttttttcggACTTATGTCAAGAAAAAAGATATTGAGTCAAAGATGCTTAGTGCCCTTTTAACAGGTGTGAATAGGGCATACCCTTATGCCCAGGCTGGTGATGATAAAGTGAGGGAGCAGATTGACACGCTGTTTAAAGTGCTGCATGTTGTGAATTTTAACACCAGCGTGCAGGCTTtaatgctgcttttccaagtgatGAATTCTCAGCAGACAATATCAGATCGATATTACACAGCATTATACAG GAAGATGTTGGATCCAGGGTTGAGGATGTGTTCCAAGCAAGCTATGTTTCTTAACCTGATCTACAAATCTCTGAAAGCTGACATCATGTTGCGCCGGGTAAAGGCTTTTGTGAAGAGGTTGCTTCAGATTACCTGTGCACAGATGCCACCATTCATATGTGGAGCTTTATATCTTGTATCTGAAATCCTCAAAGCAAAACCAGGTTTAAGAAGTCAACTAGATGATTCTCcg GAGTCTGATGATGAAGAAAATTTTATTGACATCAGAGATGAAGATGACATAGAAAAATTCACTGATGCAGACAAACAAACAGAAGCAGATACAGTGAAGAAAGCTGAGACAGAGGAAAATATGTATGAAAGTGATACAGAGACCAAAAAACCAGCAGTTGCTTCCTGGGTACATATTGATAATTTGAAAG GTGGCAAACAGTTAAATACATATGACCCATGCAGTAGAAACCCTTTGTTCTGTGGAGCTGAAAATACAAGTCTTTGGGAACTCAAAAAG ttatctGAGCATTTTCATCCTTCTGTATCCCTTTTTGCAAAAACCATCCTTCAG GGAAATTATATTCACTATTCAGGGGATCCACTGCAAGATTTCACACTAATGAGATTCTTGGATCGATTTGTATACCgaaatccaaaaccacataaaGGAAAag AAAACACAgacagtgttgtgatgcagccaaaaaggaaacattttataaatgatattCGTAGTCTTGCTG TGAACAGTAAGGAATTCCTTGCAAAAGAAGAAAGCCAAATACCAGTCGATGAAGTGTTTTTCCACAG gTATTACAAAAAATTTGCTGTtgttaaagagaagcagaaacGAAATGCAGATGAAGATAGTATAGAAGATGTGGATGATGAAGAATTTGAAAAGATGATTG ACACATTTGAAGATGATAACTGTTTTACTCCTGGAAGAGATGATCTTGATTTTGCTAG caacatgaaaaaaaaaagaagagctaaGGATAACACAGAAGATAAAGATTCAGAGGACAGTGATGATGAACTTGATAACCTGGATGATGATGAAGTTTCTTTAGGAAGCATGAATGAAGAATTTGCTGAACTTGATGAAGATGGGGGAACATTCATGGATGTGTTGGATGATGAAAATGAGGATGTTCCAG AACTTGAAGAAGTCAGTTCCAACATCAGTACtaagaaaagcaagagaaaagGCACAGATGATTTTGATTTTACTGGGTCATTTCAAG gaccaagaaaaaaaaagaaaacaaacatcagTGATTCCAGCCTATTTGTGTCTGCTGAAGAG TTTGGCCACCTATTGGATGAAAATATGGGGTCCAAGTTTGATAACATCGGATTGAATGCCATGGCTAACAAAGATAATGCAA GTCTCAAACAACTGAGGTGGGAGGCTGAGCGCGATAACTGGCTGCACAACAGAGATGTAAAAAGTatcatcaagaaaaagaaaaacttcaaaaagaAGAGGCTGAAACTCAATCAGAAAgctaaaaagcaaaggaaatga